Below is a genomic region from Cloeon dipterum chromosome 2, ieCloDipt1.1, whole genome shotgun sequence.
gagcagcaaaaatcGGAATTTCAAGAGTACAAGGCCATTATTATGACTCAGAAATTGATGCATTAACTGATTCCGCGATATCAAACTGTCActagttgaatttttatctgataaaaatgcaatttacaTGGTTGATGCCACGTGGCTGCACTCTTTGGGATTCAAATTCCACGGCAATACAGATTAGAATGATGTACagtacagttaaaatttccagattttaatttttaaaacagtatTATTACTCCTTAGAGAAATTATTCACGCAGCTCTgcgaggaaaatatttgaattaaattacagcATTTTCACCCTGACACTGATCATTCTCGTAgttactatttaatttttttcccgcaaAATTTTTTTCGCACTGCCTACCAGGAATATTATAGACGCAGTTTGatgttttgataaaatgaGCATAAGTCGTTCGAAATATGAGTAACAAAAGGGGACTGTCTTACCTTGATTCCAGCCTTCCAAAGCATGGTGCAAATCTTCATTCTCTCCTCGAGCAGACCCTTTTGAGCGGAGGCCACAAAGACATCGGTGGGTGATGACCTGATGCTCTGGTCTTCATTCCTCGCCTCCAGCAGCGAGAAAATCCTCTCAACGCCAATACTGACACCAACGCAGGGCACTTTGCGGCCCTTGGGGTCAAACATTCCGACCAACTCGTCGTAccggccgccgccggccaCGCTGCCTACAGACTCTTCACCGGCCTGTtctaaaatcagaaaattaagcaatagaacattaaattttgtgtatatcaaacagttaaatataaaatgtatttcccTATTGCTGAAGTTTCTTTGAAtcaatttaagatattttatttttcattactcTGCTACTTTTGATCTTGAtcttaaatttctaattttattttagaattcaatttaaaccttaaataaatttttaacaatgttAAAAGGTATGAAAGAAAACCTTGCAAAACAGCCTCATAAATAATGCCAGTGTAGTAGTCGAGGCCCCTGGCCAAACTAAGGTCCAGCTTGACAGTGCCAGTCAGTTCGTAGAGAGAACAGTAGTGCAGGAAGAGTTTCATGGCTTCCAAGCCCTCTGCTGCCGCTTTGGAGCTCTGGAGCCGTGGGTCGGCCTGCAGCTTTTCCACCAGTTCGGAGCCGCCGCTTAGCTTGACGTACTCTCCGATCAGGTCGGCTGCGTCCCCAGAAAGACCCTTTTCGCCGACCATCTCCTCCCTCACGGCCTCCCACGTGcactgattttaaatattaatgaagtgaatttaattttgtgtgaaGCAGTACCTTGTCCAGCTTGTCGACTGCTGAGCAAATGGAGCGGAACTTGTCTTCGGGCACGCCACACGACTCGAAAAGACCGTCCAGCAGTCTTCGGTGGTTCACTTTGATGCTGTACTGCCCCAGCTTAAGGCTTTCCAGGATCTCGCTGACCACTCTGACGCACTCCACGTCTGGCAGCATCGGATCGTACGTGCCAGCAATGTCAAAGTcctgaaatattgaaaaggaaTTTACATTTGGATctaatagaaataaaaaataagtttggaacatgaaataaatttcggagataaattttctaatattatTCAAGCGAAAATCTGAGGACTTAAGCCGTTTATTGGGGAGTTCATAGTTGATTAAAAACTGGTACTTTTTAAGGTGGAATaatagggattttttaattaaaataaatacaatgtTAAGTTAACCCTAGCCAACCTATTTCctaaaatgctgaaaatccagtttttcgaattttaccggcTATGTCCTTTTTTTTGAGctaaggaaattaattgcttctgggtgagaaaaattatgaaaatttaatagtgagaagataaGGAGTAGTTCTTTTGATTcttagattttgtttttaatttttttgcagattttttgaGGGGTGTGTTcggcctcattaaaattcgccAGTTCATTAGTGTCAAAAACTGACAgtattcagaaagctgattaaaatttccagggTTTTCCtgctgagcaaatttttctcagatttactattttcgcacaaaattgttatgaaaatttcaactagcTGTTAGAGAAcagttacatttttttagggaaaaaatgaaagtacccaaaattaagttaatttatttgagttatctcagaaaaactattttttcattttaataatttctatgatttttagAGGTAAACTCGGACCCTTATGGCTTTCAGAGACTTCGCAtaacagaaagaaaatttttactgattttcaAAGACAGATTCATTGTTTACCACGTACGAAAAGTTTTTCTGATAACGAAAACGTAATttgaatgataataattaagtGAAATTAACTAGCGCGCCGGCCGCCTTCTGTAACAAAGCGAGAAGCGACAGAGGGAAACGCCTCCCTCTATTATGCCAGTTTTCtccgcatttttttttgtgttttctcaTATGATTTGGAaccctctcatcgagatctatctgGCAGTGCGAGTCTTTCTTTgcactgattttatttagcaaaGAACGAGATCATTTTGATtgcttaatttcaattcaagaaCTCAATATGAAAAACTTACACATTGCACGAATTCTCTGTATCTGCCTCTAGTCATGGCAGGATTGTCTCTTCGGTAGACTTTGGCGATTTGGTACCTCTTGATTGAGGCAATCTTATTCATGGCCACGTAACGGGCAAAGGGAACAGTCAGGTCATAGCGGAGGGACAGGATTTCCCCTCCTTGATCAGCCAAATCATAAATCAGCTTGGAGTCTTCTCCATATTTGCCAGTCAAAACgtcctaaaatattaaattcataaaaatatttatattattaaaataaatcaattttttcaaaccttCAGTTCAAAAACTGGAGTGTCGATTGTCTCAGCTCCATGCCTGTGGAAAcatttgacaattttctccAGGACATCAGCCCTGAGGGCCATCTGTTGCGGGCCATAGTCCCTGGTGCCCTTAGCAGTCTTCAAAACCAGCTTGTCCTCTCCCTTTCCTTTCTTCTTAGGCTTGGCACTCGTCGTGCAGAGACCTTTGGCGAGCTGAaggcaagaaaattaatcataatataacaaaaataaagttttagcTATCTAAATTGTGCGCTCATTTCAGATACCTTTACAGAGCAGAGTTGCAGTTGCTTTGACCAAGCAACGCACCTAGtgaatgaaatcattttctaAGCGTTCAGGAAAAAACAAGAAGTGTCTGGTCCATCACCACGAGAGCTGttgaaaaagccaaaatttaaaaatcggttCTCACCTCAGGTCCGAGAGTAACTGAGATTCCAGTCAGGTCGCAGTTGACTCCGGTGAATTGTTTGCGCGCGTCAGCACTGAAACTTGCTATGTGCTTATACCATCTTGCAAGGTGGACTTTCTCAGGGTTGGGAGGGCCGGACAAAGAGTCAAACACGACTCGATCGATCTGCGTGGGCACCTCGCCGCTCAGGTAACTCGCGCTGGCCAAATAGCCATTCAACCCTTCCAACTCGGACTCGGTTTTTAAGGTGAGCAGTCGAATTTCCTGCGGAGcataattgacaaaaattcgGAAGGAAAACGAAAGGCCATCTGGTATAAGCCCAAGAAAGTTTCGTCAGCTTTTCATTTGGAGAGTGCTCACTTACCCCGGTCATTTTGCCTTTGTTCGCACAACCAGCATCGACGCTCTTACTCATAATTCAATGACCAACGCGCAATCAGAGCATAAAGCACAAAAAAAACGTCAGCAGCTTTCTAAATTATTCCTCAGAACACGACCGACATCAACATGCAAGTGCATGTGGAATGGGGGTGTGGCACGGAGGCATGGCAGAATCCTCGACGCTAATTGGTCCGTCGAATGAAAATTTCCCGTTCAACAGTGGTTAAGAATTTCGCTACAAGAGCGCGCCAACTGAGCTGCGGGAAACTAGGAAGGAGAAGGCGGCgctaattttaatctttgttTACCTTTTGATTCCTGCTTTCTAGAATAATGGTAATAGAGGTTCTCCGAGTATTTGCGTTCGTGGCCACCTGATCGGACGCAAAATGTGCATTCTGTTCTTCCACGCGAAGAAGGTCGCCTCCCCTGGCAAGTTCCGGCTTATTCTGGTTTCGAATCGCGATGAGCAGCTCAAGCGGCCAACCCGGCAGGCACACTTTTGGACGGATTTCCCCGAAATTTTTGGaggtttgttttgaaatttgaaatacataactccaattaattaatttttttatgaattctcCATTAGGCCGTGATTTGCAGGGAGGATCTGCCGTCGGGACCTGGCTCGCTGTCAATTCCAAGACCGGACGTCTAGCCACGCTGCTCAACTTGCCCTGCTTGCCCACAAATCCTAATGCACTCAGCCGAGGACACATTGTGGCTGAATTTGTCAAAGACGTGTCGATCAGCagtgcaaattttgcagccaaaGTTTCATCCAGAGCCAACCAGTTTAATCCGTTCCACTTCCTTGCCATTGATATTTtgtaagttttatttatttgctctccttttatggaaaaattagtttcttcAAACTATCAAAATATCTGGTTTCAGGCCTAGCGAATTACTCATCAACTACTGGGCTCACACTGGCTCCGAGGCGCCCTTGAGTTTGATCGATCTCTCCCCCACAGATGAGAGCAACTCCACTCACTCGATCAGCAACTCGCACCTGCTCACGCCCTTGAACAAGTGCAAGAAGGGACTGGACTTGTTTCAGGAAATAGTTGCTGACTTGGATGACACCAGTCGCAAAGACGAGCTTTGCAAACAACTTGTCTCATTCGCAAAGACTGACACAAAGTGAGTTGATGCTGGCTggggattatttttaaaaattaaaatcgttaaatattttacacagaTTTTGGCCAGACGAAATTTTGTCTCTGCGTACTGATCTGGAGCCGCATCTTGAAAAGTTCAGCTCCATTTTTGTCGACGTCCCAGAGAATACCTACGGCACTCGGTGAGTTTGCAAACCTTTTTGTTTGAAGGGTGAATTATTTCGCTTCCGCTCCAGGACGCACACTGTGATACTTGTTGACGATGTCGGCAAGATGGATTACTTTGAGAGCACTCTGACTGAAAATGAAGAAGGAGGTCTTGAGTGGCGAGACACGCGCCAAACGTTCGACTTCAATCAAATTGCATGATGTTGCTCAGAAGCCGTTAGAAATAATTTGTGGTATGtatatccaaattttaaatgaaatgtttttgtaATGAATGGATAAATGGTCAAacttaaaagataaaattattttcatggcGAAAAATACAGTATTTTAGCACTGTAATggatttagattcaaaatttgattttaattgaacagaTCTgagtaagaaaaaatcaaaatatgtttagaatattatttgaattatctACAATATGTATATGTATTACCGTTTCgctttttctattaaattggCCAATAAAGCCTTGCTTTTAGCGAAACAACTACGTGGTgcttgccatttttttaattacgcaatttatttgttattatgaaaagataaaaaatgcaattcgGGTCCGTTTAAATGTGATAATATATACTATCGTTTGTTATTTATATACCTTTATCTTTGTTAATTTTCGCTCATGataagtaaatataaaaatatctgatAAGAAAAACTAGGTCTCTTATTTGACCTGTTGAAGGACAGGTATTTTCGGCTCCAAATGAAAATGCACGATTTCTCTACtctctttttattcaattattacaTACTTTAATTGATATATAATGTTAAGATGACTACCACAAAgaggattttttatcttaagaGTACACAAACAgttatataacattttttgtacaaaaaggGTTATTGGTAGTAATGCGTGTAAATAATTAGTCGTCAAAGGCGTTGGGAgcacaattattttcctcgtACTGACCGTCCAACATTTCGTGCCTCCGCGTCTTCTCGCACGCAATTCACTCCCAACCACCTTTCGCGGAGAATTCCAAGGGTGAATAAAACGTGTCTACAAACAGCCTCGCCTCGGCGCGCGCGGAGCAGCGGCAGGTTTCGGCCGGCGCGCTCGCCCCAACCGGCCGAGGCGGCGGTGCTTTACAACTCGACACCGAAAATggtcacacacacaaacactcaGCACTTTGAAGTAAAATGCGACAGTCACGAAAGAGTGATAAAAATGTGTGATTCGCATGGGGGtgaaatgagcaaaattttgattcgcttattttttcataaggagagtaaaaaagGGTATTATTTGGCATAGCTTTTCGCACCCCTACAGGTCTAccgaaagtgtgtgtgtgagttttGCGTCTTAAATTACTTAAGATAAGTATATTCGTAATAATTGAGTTTCAAAATCGCAATCGTCGAGGAAAAGCAAGTGTATCAGTCAATTTAACGCGAATTTCccttggtaaatattttattaagcgGCTAAAATTGCAAcgttgtaaattattaaagtcCTCGTctgctttttcttcttcttcttcttctctgtACATCGAATGGATTCTCGTGTTTGTGTGCATAGTCTCAATAAATCGCGCTACAcgtatatataattatacataAAACCAAGTATATATCTTTACATTTACATGACTCttttgcgtgtgtgtgtgctacGTCCACTCTTatacaattcaaaaattagttCGACTCAAACTCGTGTGACTATTCAATGTGAGCTGCAGCAACATCTCGTCGTAAAGTGTAAAACTCTTCGCGCGCTTGAACACAAACGAAGTTGAATCATAAAAACTAGAGGACAAAATTTGGCAGTTCAGAGTGTACGTGTGTTTTtatgaaagagaaaattgatCCGCTGGTTTGAGTATTCGCAAGTGTCCGAGAAACGGGATTGCTCCCATTCGCTGCCGAGCGATCGCGCGCGTTCCGCCGGCAGAAAATAAGACActcgtcatttttatttttactgaacaACATTTTTCCTCACAGTGAAAGCAACTGCCCTGGGTCCGTGTGTTTTAGTTacgttttgttttttacacATTTGTACTGGAAATCAAAGAGACGTACGACACAGAAAATTCAACGCCTACAGCGATTTTTTACGATTCACGTTGTGTATCTCTCTTCGTGCGCGCGCGGAAGGGATCTCGGGCATTCTTTCTGAGGTTCTATACAAGAGATGAAAAAAGGTTAGCGATTAATTGTGAATGAGAGTGGGTTCTTCAACCCTTCGTGTTTAGCCGTAGAGGAGATTCATTCCCATCATCAAAAGTTGAAGATGCGTGTAAACCGCACTCGGGAATGTAAGCTTTTTGTATTTGTATACAACAAAATTGGTGTGTGTATAAAGACGAATCTAAAGTTATGTTTCAATATTATTGACGAAGAAAGTTGGTTTGTATCAAACGACAGTAGTAGTTGTTGTAGTGTTTCTCAATTTTGATTGTGCAATCaaacgatattattttttttatttgtttatctgATGGGTGTGTCCTGTGGTGTGGGGCTTGGTTATTAACAGCGACCGTTACAAAATTCACGCAAcctcaattttttgctcaccCTCTTTACTACGAATCCGCTCTCGAGCTACTCCTAAGTTAGTAGTTTTATTTCCGCGCAGAGATGAGCTGCCGTTTGCTTTTCTTCCTACATTTTAGTGTAAATCTCGTTGCCTCATTCCTCGGGTCATATTTTGGTCCACAAGTTCGCACATTTATAGCCACCATTTAAAATGGAACGCAAAATTCTTTGAATAACGTTTCTGCTCTAAGGACTCTCCTTCttttttgttacttttaattataataattatgcttgCAATACAGCTATTGCGGCTGAGAAGCGACATTGAATTCTTTTAAAGGTAAACATTTAAGCCATAAAAAGTGGATGCTCTCTTCGTCTTGCATGTTAATTCTGAAAAAGGCAGTGATAATTATGCTGTAACTCTCCGGTTCAACTCTTCCTTAGCCCCATACTCGTTTTGCACTTCGCGCGTGTGATATAATATGTTTcagtttttggtttttgttgcGTAAGTCTTATCAAAACCCATCATCTCCTCTCAATGTCAGCAATCGCGGTCTTAATTATCAACGCCAACGACGATAATATTCCTATTTTGGTTTGTATTCTTTTCAGACACGAGTCTGAGAcataaaatttacatgaaatttgtCAACATCATCCATCAGCTTTAGCTTGAATATCTCTGTTCGCGGTCCAGGTCTTTGTCGACTCGTCTCCAACACCCCCCACAATTAAAGTGTGTGTGTTCATGAAAATGGCATTTCCGCACGCGAtactatattaaaaatacagcaaTATTAGTTCGTGGAACACGCCTTGTCCGACTCGAAAACATGTTCTCTCCGTGTTATTTCTCTTACTTAATTTAGAAGTCTGTGCTTTGGAGGCATAACTGTACGAACGGAAAAAACGAGTGAAGATGCGGCGTCTTCAATCGAGTGTGTCGAAACGGAAAAGCGAGCGATCTACATGGGCGGGGGCGGAGGCAGGATGGGGTCGACGGCCGATATCGCGGCCGGGTCCTGAGGGGTGGGCGGGGGCGTTTCTTGCGAGAAGTTGGGCGACGGTGTTTCGTCGCGCGGAGGTGGGATGATGTCGAGCGGAGGCGGGGGCGAGATGCggcccggcggcggcagcaggtcGGGCGACTGCTGTCGCGGGGGCGACGAATGCACAGCTGCGGGGGGTGGTATCTCGAAGGCGGGCGACTCGACGCGGACCTGCGACGCGGCCGAGATGTCGTAGGTTGGCGACGGCGTCTCCTGGCGCAGCCCGACCACCACGGGGGCCGGAATCTCGAACGCTGGCGGTGGGATTTCGATCTCTGGAGACTCGGGTGGGATCGGGAAGTGCTCAGGCTGCATGTACAGTGGCACCACGTCCGGCTCCGGCTGAACGGGACTCTTGTGGGCCGCGGCCGTCGCGTTCTCGGGCGTCGGGCTTCGCAGGCTGGGCAGCGGAGGCGACGCCTTCTGCGGAGGAGTGATCTCCGAGCACggtgacgacgacgacgactccTCCTGCaactgcggcggcggcgaaaccTTGCCCAGGGAGGTTGGGCTCTCCTGCCGAGGAGGAGGCAGTTCCTGCAAGGGCGAGGGGCTCTCCTGCCGCTGGGGTGACTGCGGCGGCGAGATGTCGTCCTTGAGCGACGGCAGGCGTGCTGGTGGCGAGTACTGGCGCTCGAAGCCCAACGGGCTCTCAGCCTTGGGTGCCGGCGGCGAGTTGAAAGACTGCAGAACCGGAGACTCGGGTGGCGTGGGAGTCTTGGCCTTCTGCGGCGGCGACGGTGATCTCGTGGTGAAGTCCAGAACAGGTGACACGGTGCCCAGCAAGGGCGGCGATTGACGTTTAATGAGATCCGGAGACTCGACCCGGGGTGGGGTGGGGGTCTTGGTCTTCATCGGCGAGCTCAGCTCCCTAACAAACTGTTCCAACAAGTCCGGAGACTCTATTCGAGGTGGCGTCGGAGTCTTAAACTTCAGCGGGGGCGACTCTAACCGAGGCGGAGTCGGCGTTTTCGCGTGCAAGGGCGGCGACTCTACTCTAGGCGGCGTCGGGGTCTTGAGCTTCAATGGCGGAGGTGAGGGCGACTTCTGCTTCAGCGGTGGAGACTCCATCCTTGGAGGGGTTGGAGACTTCTGCAGCAAAGGTGGGGACTCAACCCGTGGCGGTGTTGGCGCCTTGATATTCAATTCTGGACTTTCCACTCTTGGAGGGGTCGGCGTCTTCGTTTTCATCACCGGACTCTCCATTCTCGGGGGAGTGGGTGTTTTCGTTTTCAACTCCGGTGACTCGACCCTCGGAGGAGTTGGGGTTTTTAGCTTCAAAGGTGGCGATTCCACTCTTGGTGGAGTTGGAGTCTTGATTTTCAGTGGCGGGGTTGGCTCCCGAATCGGAGGAGACGCTATTCTGGGTGGCGTAGGCGTTTTCGTCTTAACGGGCAGCGGAGGGGGTGACTCCGCTTTCGGTGGTGTGCTCACCTTGTGCACCACTGGTGACGTGATTTCTTTAGGCGACAGCGGACTTTGCTGCTTGGTGGTCACTTCAACTGGCGTGAAATCCAGTGGGGAAGTCTGCTGCGGCGGAGTAGGGGTTTTTGTCTTCGCCGGAAGAGGTGGCGGCGGAGAGTCTTCTCTCGGGGGAGACACCACCGCGGTGACAGGGGAAACTTGCGTTACTACTGGTGAAACAGCGGTTGGCGACGTCATCATCGGAGGAGACATGTAAGCCGGTGGCGAAATAACCTTCGGCAGCGGCGCTGCTTGCGGCGAAGGTGTCTCGTCCATGTAACGCGGCGAAGAAGCGGTCGAAGATTTGCTCCTGCCGGAAATGATTTCTTCAGGCGTCCTCTGACGGAGATCTTGAGTCATTATCGACGTGTATGGTTTTGGCACCGAATACGGGTGGAACGTTTTGGTGGTTGGCAACTCTCGCGGAGGGGACGTCTTCGGAGGTAGAACGGGAGGTGTCGCGGTGAAGGTCGGCGAGGCCGGTTTGTTGATTAGTTCCGGCGGAGTCATCTCCCTGGTGGGAGGCGTGGGCGAACGTTTCGAGGATGAGCTTGATCCCAGGGGAGTGGTTGCGTGCTCCGTCGGAGTCTTTTTCGTGAGGGGATCAACAGGTGCAGAGCCACCCTGCAGAGGTGACTTCTGAATGGGTGTGGCTGCATTTTTGAGGGGCAGCGACTCAACCTTGGGCTGATTCAATTTGCCCCTTGAAGGAAGGGTCTCCTGGATGACAGGTTCTGGATAGCGGGTGAGGGTTGGAGCCTCGTGCATCGGTTGGTCCGTGAATTTGTCCTGGCCTGGCTTCTTCAAGATGCCGGAGCTGGAGGGTGTCACCTTCGGCTCGACGGCCGAAACCTCAATAGGGCTCTCGACCTTAGAGGACGACTTGGACTTTTTGGCGCCCTTGGATGACTCGATCTTGGCCAGCGGATTCTCGTGGACCGACGGCATCTCGCGCGTCGGCGTTCGTGAGGTGCCGGCGCGCGGAGACGCGGGTTTGGACGAGGTTTGGAGTGCTGTCGACGGAGGCTCAGAACCTGCCGGAGGAGGAGGTGAGAAGACGCATCCCACGGCCCAGCAGCCACAACAGCCGAGGGGAGGCGCCTCCTCATCTCACTCTAACCGCGGCTTGTAGCTCGTCTTCCAGATCTCGGCGAAAGCGACGGCCGAGTGGAAGCGGTGGAAGATGCACAAAGGCAGAGTCACGCGCTGCACGATAGCCCAGGCGAGGAAGCCGTAGAAATCGAGCTGAAATGCagaaaacagattttaaaatattgaatttggtTACAAACCGAATTTagtgagttattttttttaatttattacctGCACGGGATTGTTGCTGACCTTCTGCACTTCAAACGTGTAAATAACCCACATGGTGATGTTGCAAATAAGCAAGAAGGTGACCACCTGGCGGCCTGGCTTGGTCCTTTCATGCTCAGGCAGATGTACACGGCGCCTTGAAACGTCGGCGATGAAGAGCAGTTGGAAAACGACctgttgattatttatttaaaattttgtttcaatcagaaaaataaatacaaaccTCAATCACGACCAGAATGCCAGTGACCATGACTAGGAGGTTGGGCTCGTGCGTGAATGCAGACAATGAGCCAGCAATCACCGAGAACACCGCGTAGATGAACAGACCGAAAGCAGAAACACGCAGCAGTATGTCGTTCAGGATGTTGGTCACATCGGTGTGGAATTTCAAGCTTCGAATTCTGCaatcgaaatatatttttagcgtgctgaatgatttttttttttaaattttataagtgatgataaaaagagaaaaggaaCAATatggaggaaaattaattaaaaaaattatttgacaatttttctttaatttttaaatcctttgaataattaagtttaataTTGCAGAAAACttgtgaataaattatattaaattcatatttttggttgaattaaaaattaaaattcactcacCGGCAGAAGCCTATGAAAATGGCCAGCAACGCCAAAGAGAGGACCACACAATGTGACACATCAGCCAGATAGATGGCGAGCAGTCCCAAATCTTTGTGCTGCACGAGTACAAAGAAGAGGATCAAACAGATAAGCGAGCCGACCAGGAGAAGCAGGCCGAAGAACAGGCCCTTGCTCGCTCCAACGCAGTCGACGCGACCGTTTTCGATCCTCCGCACGGGCACCATGGCCACTGGGGCCATCAATCCTTCTTCTTCGTCGGACAAGTATCTGCGAGTGACAGTTACATTGATTAAGAGAGGTTCGACTTGAAATTCATCTCCAGCCTCACCTTGGATGGCGTCCAATGCGAGACCACATGACGTAGATAACTGCAGCGCCGATCAAGCTGTACTCGATGATGAAGGGGTACAGGTAGGGGGCCGAGTCTTGCACAATGGTGCCCATGATGTTGATGCGGCCGCACGTGTAGTTTGACGGTTGGATGTAGTCGGAGGCGTTTCTGTcgactgaaaaataatcattacggttaatttcaaatgaaataaggtttaacaaattaaaatactcaCTCGACATTAATCCCTCAGTCTCGAGGAAGCTGAACTGCGTGGTGGTGGAGGGGATGATTGTGCTCTCCTCGGTGGAGGCTGTCGAGCCCTCCTCAGGGTCAAACTGCTTGGCCGCAGTCATGTACAGGTCGTTGAAGAAGTTCTTGATGTGGCCGATGTACTCGGGCGTCTCGCCGCGGCGCTTAGCCATCAGTCGCTGTCCCTCGAGGATCATGAAGTCCTCAGAGACGCCGCCCTCGCCGTTGCGTGACCTCCAGGCGGACACCTCCTTCAGCGACTCGAGCACCAGCGTGCGGATCCACACGCAGATGTTGGTGGCCACGATGTGCATCAGGCCGAAACGGGAAATCACCTTGAAGCGGTGGATGTTGAGCTGCAGGGCAAATTTCGTGACATATAATTAGTAAATGATGATTGGAACATCGGTGTGGGTGTCTATCTATAATTCGCctttattccatttaaaaagcgCTTTGCTCTGcaattttccactttaaagtaCTTTAATAGCAAGTCAGCAAGGGAATTCCGTTGCAATGTTGAAACTTCCCACTTGAATAGCGCCATTTCCTGCGGCTGACACTGACCGAGTAAAAATGGATCTGTCACCAGGGAGGAATATAAGCCCGTCGCTGTGCGCGAGCAGGGCAATTTGCTCGTGTTTAACGATGACGTAAATTTTGCGGATCCCTCTCGCATCCATAGCAAATTGTATGTAATGGCTTATCGACGGACGCGTAAGTCCGGACTTTGCGTGGCGCGTGGCGgccgcgttttta
It encodes:
- the LOC135934953 gene encoding proton channel OtopLc-like isoform X1, which gives rise to MVRKYKFVTGGYYRTLEPPATVGTSSSTAPSNATMQHYPYLQEMKERLLLNPGDADPNDPDIMDKPEQVMDTVIKCNPDGFGQHTSPTRAVLYRTGRTDDGPMLPKNAKTSLFIVMSFIYAKLLVVVCIAFQISEVVTHNVPLHYYEAFFTYLYSASILYLLYVFCYLLTGNGRPERRPPPKKKKEKKEKKKDKVVEDASSPSQAQKNKGALFQQESYPRKKKHQMRQQAGSSASPPPAATGGARSPDGRGQFGKEGKEGVDSGNETGGATSPLQEKGSSHDLLEKPRKRKTSESDNGHGSFFLRVGAIAFGLGTMIYNGLEFGSWFEIPVHSDCYSVLRGANPVLQMIFTFMQMYFIFMNSRLNIHRFKVISRFGLMHIVATNICVWIRTLVLESLKEVSAWRSRNGEGGVSEDFMILEGQRLMAKRRGETPEYIGHIKNFFNDLYMTAAKQFDPEEGSTASTEESTIIPSTTTQFSFLETEGLMSIDRNASDYIQPSNYTCGRINIMGTIVQDSAPYLYPFIIEYSLIGAAVIYVMWSRIGRHPRYLSDEEEGLMAPVAMVPVRRIENGRVDCVGASKGLFFGLLLLVGSLICLILFFVLVQHKDLGLLAIYLADVSHCVVLSLALLAIFIGFCRIRSLKFHTDVTNILNDILLRVSAFGLFIYAVFSVIAGSLSAFTHEPNLLVMVTGILVVIEVVFQLLFIADVSRRRVHLPEHERTKPGRQVVTFLLICNITMWVIYTFEVQKVSNNPVQLDFYGFLAWAIVQRVTLPLCIFHRFHSAVAFAEIWKTSYKPRLE
- the LOC135934953 gene encoding proton channel OtopLc-like isoform X2, whose product is MVRKYKFVTGGYYRTLEPPATVGTSSSTAPSNATMQHYPYLQEMKERLLLNPGDADPNDPDIMDKPEQCNPDGFGQHTSPTRAVLYRTGRTDDGPMLPKNAKTSLFIVMSFIYAKLLVVVCIAFQISEVVTHNVPLHYYEAFFTYLYSASILYLLYVFCYLLTGNGRPERRPPPKKKKEKKEKKKDKVVEDASSPSQAQKNKGALFQQESYPRKKKHQMRQQAGSSASPPPAATGGARSPDGRGQFGKEGKEGVDSGNETGGATSPLQEKGSSHDLLEKPRKRKTSESDNGHGSFFLRVGAIAFGLGTMIYNGLEFGSWFEIPVHSDCYSVLRGANPVLQMIFTFMQMYFIFMNSRLNIHRFKVISRFGLMHIVATNICVWIRTLVLESLKEVSAWRSRNGEGGVSEDFMILEGQRLMAKRRGETPEYIGHIKNFFNDLYMTAAKQFDPEEGSTASTEESTIIPSTTTQFSFLETEGLMSIDRNASDYIQPSNYTCGRINIMGTIVQDSAPYLYPFIIEYSLIGAAVIYVMWSRIGRHPRYLSDEEEGLMAPVAMVPVRRIENGRVDCVGASKGLFFGLLLLVGSLICLILFFVLVQHKDLGLLAIYLADVSHCVVLSLALLAIFIGFCRIRSLKFHTDVTNILNDILLRVSAFGLFIYAVFSVIAGSLSAFTHEPNLLVMVTGILVVIEVVFQLLFIADVSRRRVHLPEHERTKPGRQVVTFLLICNITMWVIYTFEVQKVSNNPVQLDFYGFLAWAIVQRVTLPLCIFHRFHSAVAFAEIWKTSYKPRLE
- the LOC135934953 gene encoding proton channel OtopLc-like isoform X5, producing the protein MGKKKNPEIRVATVEMERGQSEMATLPAGGVVGGGGGGHRGVGTSDEAPEKHNDTNREMEERLESPPKRTSLFIVMSFIYAKLLVVVCIAFQISEVVTHNVPLHYYEAFFTYLYSASILYLLYVFCYLLTGNGRPERRPPPKKKKEKKEKKKDKVVEDASSPSQAQKNKGALFQQESYPRKKKHQMRQQAGSSASPPPAATGGARSPDGRGQFGKEGKEGVDSGNETGGATSPLQEKGSSHDLLEKPRKRKTSESDNGHGSFFLRVGAIAFGLGTMIYNGLEFGSWFEIPVHSDCYSVLRGANPVLQMIFTFMQMYFIFMNSRLNIHRFKVISRFGLMHIVATNICVWIRTLVLESLKEVSAWRSRNGEGGVSEDFMILEGQRLMAKRRGETPEYIGHIKNFFNDLYMTAAKQFDPEEGSTASTEESTIIPSTTTQFSFLETEGLMSIDRNASDYIQPSNYTCGRINIMGTIVQDSAPYLYPFIIEYSLIGAAVIYVMWSRIGRHPRYLSDEEEGLMAPVAMVPVRRIENGRVDCVGASKGLFFGLLLLVGSLICLILFFVLVQHKDLGLLAIYLADVSHCVVLSLALLAIFIGFCRIRSLKFHTDVTNILNDILLRVSAFGLFIYAVFSVIAGSLSAFTHEPNLLVMVTGILVVIEVVFQLLFIADVSRRRVHLPEHERTKPGRQVVTFLLICNITMWVIYTFEVQKVSNNPVQLDFYGFLAWAIVQRVTLPLCIFHRFHSAVAFAEIWKTSYKPRLE